One part of the Gloeocapsa sp. PCC 73106 genome encodes these proteins:
- a CDS encoding cation diffusion facilitator family transporter, protein MGNSHAHTHSVINPEIVASERGIWAVKWSFIGLMVTALLQMGIVLISGSVALLADSIHNLGDAATAIPLWVAFVLAQWKPNQRFTYGYRRVEDLAGVVIIGIILLSALVTGYESIERFLHPQPISYLGSVMVAAIIGFLGNEAVARFRLKIGQEINSAALVADGYHARIDSLTSLSVFFGAALTGLGYPLADPLVGLLITIAIARIFIKSAQTVLTRLLDGVEAEVIEAIYHALDHVPEILEVRRVKARWTGHFLQTEIAIAVNPELSLVEADAIALDVVKKLRDHTSYLAEPTVSVEPY, encoded by the coding sequence ATGGGAAACAGTCATGCTCATACTCATAGTGTAATCAATCCAGAAATTGTTGCTTCTGAACGCGGTATCTGGGCAGTCAAGTGGTCGTTTATCGGACTGATGGTGACAGCTTTACTTCAGATGGGTATCGTTTTAATTTCTGGTAGTGTGGCACTATTAGCAGACTCGATCCACAATCTAGGGGATGCGGCTACCGCCATTCCCTTATGGGTAGCTTTTGTCTTAGCTCAGTGGAAACCCAATCAACGGTTTACTTATGGCTACAGACGAGTCGAAGATTTGGCGGGGGTCGTTATTATTGGGATCATCTTACTAAGTGCCCTGGTGACTGGCTATGAGTCGATTGAACGATTTCTACACCCTCAACCGATAAGTTACTTAGGTTCGGTCATGGTCGCTGCCATAATAGGCTTTTTGGGCAATGAAGCAGTGGCTAGATTCCGTCTTAAGATTGGGCAGGAAATTAACAGTGCTGCTTTAGTGGCTGATGGATATCATGCTCGCATCGATAGCTTAACGAGTCTGTCTGTTTTTTTTGGTGCGGCGTTAACTGGACTAGGGTACCCTTTAGCTGATCCTCTGGTTGGATTATTAATTACCATTGCGATCGCTCGTATTTTCATTAAGTCAGCACAGACGGTTTTGACTCGTTTGCTTGATGGCGTTGAAGCAGAAGTGATCGAAGCTATCTATCATGCCCTCGATCATGTTCCGGAGATTCTTGAAGTGAGAAGGGTAAAAGCTAGATGGACAGGGCATTTCCTTCAGACAGAGATTGCCATTGCCGTTAACCCAGAACTATCTCTTGTTGAAGCAGATGCGATCGCTCTAGATGTAGTAAAAAAATTACGCGACCATACTTCGTATTTAGCGGAACCAACGGTTTCTGTTGAGCCTTATTAA
- a CDS encoding SIS domain-containing protein, with the protein MNREVIIKAIDEAIAIKKSILEDTNLIATLEEAVAKTVKALLQGNKVLFCGNGGSAADAQHLAAELGGRFYKDRPPLPAEALHCNSSYITAVANDYSYAEIYSRLIKGIGKPGDVLIGLSTSGNSLNVVEAMSVAQTKEMTTIALTGFGGGKLKYHADYLLSVPSQDTARIQEAHILLGHIYCQLIEAEMFPDE; encoded by the coding sequence ATGAACAGAGAAGTAATTATCAAGGCAATTGATGAGGCGATCGCCATCAAAAAAAGTATTCTCGAAGATACTAATCTGATCGCTACCCTAGAAGAAGCAGTGGCAAAAACGGTTAAAGCCCTCCTTCAAGGTAATAAAGTCCTATTTTGTGGTAATGGTGGTAGTGCGGCGGATGCTCAACATCTAGCTGCTGAATTAGGAGGACGCTTCTATAAAGATCGCCCACCCCTTCCCGCAGAAGCTCTCCACTGCAACTCCTCCTACATCACCGCTGTCGCTAATGATTATTCCTATGCAGAAATCTATAGTCGTTTAATCAAAGGTATCGGCAAACCCGGGGATGTCCTGATCGGCTTATCAACCTCGGGAAATTCCCTCAATGTGGTGGAAGCGATGAGTGTAGCACAAACCAAGGAAATGACAACGATCGCCTTGACGGGTTTCGGAGGCGGAAAACTCAAATACCACGCCGACTATCTATTATCGGTTCCCTCCCAAGATACAGCTCGCATTCAAGAAGCTCATATCCTTTTGGGACACATTTATTGTCAATTGATTGAAGCTGAAATGTTCCCCGATGAATAA
- a CDS encoding Calx-beta domain-containing protein, giving the protein MSVDNLLEIPKQDITANLAVLPFSTTEFISGTLINTVDRGPQTAPAVRFREFRTTGGTQEIFLGKANLGTGANRVEKDLSPNWNVPLTSSDPTLTNSFEFVFAPEGPETATGNGQTSLTNAGNAGAVGLNTRQEVNYLQLFVRQGANSGNNGIIVQNLSITPTNGSPISFSGSFGSGVGDNSSGNWYFHNDVLSEGFTLTGQFVVSRGTGSQSQEAPRVEFSTGYVASPDISINDVALSEGDSGNTNFNFTVTLSEAPTENVTVQYDTANGSATLADNDYVQATGQLTFTPTGALTQTITVPVIGDTTVENDETFFVNLSNPTGGGTLQDGQGIGTILNDDASISVTIGPPSRVLEDGNDNLVYTFTRTGDTSAALNVDFNVTGDAIFSTDYTQTGASSFGSTTGTVNFAAGSATATVTVDPIADSTQEFNESVILQLTGGGTNYTIGNPSSATGWIDNDDNANAGPGISVVVSPLRVFEDGLIDLVYTFTRTGNLGAALNSVNFGVGGTADPNTDYTQIGASSFNNATKTGTVNFTSGSSTATVTINPAADFTQEFNESVILQLTSRGSSYRIENPSSATGWIDNGAVQSPPAPGVTVVVSPEVVSEDGVTNLVYTFTRPGNTNTSLSVNFDVGGDATFNTDYTQTGAASFSGTTGTVNFPRRASQVRVRINPTADTTVEENETVLLTVTSGTGYTVGSPNAATGIIANDDRSRNSLSDIQEIFNLSLGKSTSLGINTLATEELTNIVGFNIDN; this is encoded by the coding sequence ATGAGTGTAGACAACTTACTAGAAATCCCCAAACAGGATATCACTGCCAATCTCGCAGTTTTACCATTTTCGACAACAGAATTTATCTCAGGTACCTTGATCAACACTGTCGATAGAGGCCCTCAAACGGCTCCTGCGGTTAGATTTCGGGAGTTTAGAACAACAGGTGGAACGCAAGAAATTTTCCTCGGAAAAGCCAACTTAGGAACTGGTGCCAATAGAGTTGAAAAAGACCTAAGCCCTAACTGGAATGTGCCACTTACGAGTTCCGATCCTACACTTACGAATTCTTTTGAATTTGTCTTCGCTCCAGAAGGACCAGAAACGGCTACAGGTAATGGTCAAACTTCTCTTACCAATGCCGGAAATGCAGGCGCTGTGGGTCTTAACACTCGGCAAGAGGTAAACTACCTGCAGCTGTTTGTTAGACAGGGAGCTAATAGTGGTAATAATGGCATCATAGTGCAGAATTTGTCCATTACTCCAACTAACGGTTCGCCGATTTCCTTTAGCGGCTCTTTCGGTTCGGGTGTAGGCGATAACAGCTCTGGGAATTGGTATTTTCATAACGATGTTTTGTCAGAGGGCTTTACCCTGACTGGTCAGTTTGTGGTTAGCCGTGGGACTGGAAGTCAATCCCAAGAAGCACCGAGGGTTGAATTCTCAACAGGCTATGTAGCAAGTCCAGATATCAGCATCAACGATGTGGCTTTATCAGAAGGCGATAGCGGTAATACAAATTTTAACTTCACAGTCACTCTCAGTGAAGCCCCGACAGAAAATGTCACCGTTCAATACGATACCGCAAACGGCAGCGCTACCTTAGCAGATAACGACTATGTTCAAGCTACAGGGCAACTCACGTTTACTCCCACAGGAGCACTGACACAGACTATTACTGTTCCAGTTATCGGTGATACCACTGTGGAAAACGATGAGACCTTTTTTGTGAACCTGAGTAATCCAACTGGTGGGGGTACTTTGCAAGATGGCCAGGGTATTGGTACTATCCTCAATGATGATGCGTCTATTAGCGTCACAATTGGACCACCAAGTCGAGTATTGGAAGACGGTAACGACAATCTCGTTTATACCTTCACTCGTACTGGCGATACTAGCGCTGCACTCAATGTGGACTTTAACGTTACTGGTGACGCAATCTTTAGCACCGACTATACCCAGACGGGAGCATCATCCTTCGGAAGCACTACAGGAACGGTCAACTTTGCCGCAGGTTCAGCCACAGCCACAGTAACGGTCGACCCGATCGCAGATTCTACACAAGAATTTAATGAGTCAGTAATTTTGCAACTCACAGGGGGAGGGACAAACTACACGATAGGAAACCCCTCTAGCGCTACTGGTTGGATCGACAATGATGACAATGCTAATGCTGGTCCTGGTATTTCTGTTGTCGTTTCTCCTCTAAGGGTATTTGAAGATGGTCTTATCGATCTGGTTTACACCTTCACTCGTACTGGCAATCTTGGCGCTGCACTCAACAGCGTTAATTTCGGCGTTGGCGGTACAGCAGACCCTAACACCGATTATACCCAGATAGGAGCATCATCCTTCAATAATGCTACAAAAACAGGAACGGTCAACTTTACTTCTGGTTCATCTACAGCCACAGTAACGATTAACCCGGCCGCAGATTTTACACAAGAATTTAATGAATCAGTAATCTTGCAACTAACAAGTAGAGGCTCAAGCTACAGAATAGAAAACCCCTCTAGCGCTACTGGTTGGATCGACAATGGTGCTGTCCAGAGTCCTCCTGCTCCTGGTGTCACTGTTGTAGTTTCTCCCGAAGTAGTATCGGAAGACGGTGTTACTAATCTAGTCTACACTTTTACTCGCCCTGGAAATACCAATACCTCACTCAGCGTTAATTTCGACGTTGGCGGTGACGCAACCTTTAACACCGATTACACTCAGACAGGAGCTGCCTCATTCAGTGGGACTACAGGAACTGTTAACTTCCCTCGGCGTGCAAGTCAAGTGAGAGTCAGGATAAATCCCACAGCAGATACTACGGTAGAGGAGAATGAAACGGTACTGTTGACTGTTACCAGTGGTACGGGTTACACTGTGGGTAGTCCCAATGCAGCTACAGGTATCATTGCCAATGACGATCGCAGCCGTAATAGCTTAAGCGATATCCAAGAGATTTTCAATTTATCTTTGGGTAAGAGTACTTCCCTAGGAATCAATACTCTTGCTACAGAAGAGTTAACGAACATAGTAGGTTTTAACATCGACAATTAG
- the glgB gene encoding 1,4-alpha-glucan branching enzyme, which yields MSPTISSEQVTQIANNLYHDPFEILGSHPLKENGHVKSWVVRAFLPKAQSVSVICPEQRAEYPMTAVHHPQFFECVIDTPELSNYQLRIIEGEHERVIYDPYAFDSAKLTDFDIYLFGEGNHHRIYEKLGAHLIELEGVKGVYFAVWAPNARNVSVIGDFNAWDGGEHQMRKRDNGGIWELFIPDLQVGNCYKYEIKNNQGHIYEKSDPYGFAQEIRPKTASLVVDLDNYQWQDQDWMEKRRHVDPLKQPISVYEMHLGSWLHEASSVKTRLLSGESEPVSVAELKPHARFLSYYELAEKLIPYVKELGYTHIELLPVAEHPFDGSWGYQVTGYYAPTSRYGKPEDLMYFIDQCHQQGIGVIVDWVPGHFPKDGHGLAFFDGSHLYEHGDSRKGEHKEWGTLVFNYGRNEVRNFLVSNALFWFDKYHIDGIRVDAVASMLYLDYNRKPGEWVTNKYGGRENLEAADFLRQTNHLIFSYFPGIVSIAEESTSWPMVSWPTYVGGLGFNLKWNMGWMHDMLDYFSMDPWFRQFHQNNITFSMWYHHSENYMLALSHDEIVHGKSNTIGKMPGDEWQKFANVRCLFAYMFTHPGKKTMFMSMELGQWSEWNVWGDLEWHLLQYTPHQQLREFFTQLNAVYKSQPALYTGDFIKEGFQWIDCSDNRHSVASFIRRASDSEDFLIIVCNFTPQPHSHYRVGVPTPGFYTEIFNSDAREYGGSNMGNLGGKWTEEWSFHNFPYSLDLCLPPLGVLVLKLDSLRKV from the coding sequence ATGTCTCCAACAATTAGCTCTGAACAGGTTACACAAATTGCGAATAATCTATATCACGATCCCTTTGAAATACTGGGTAGTCATCCCCTAAAGGAAAATGGTCATGTAAAAAGCTGGGTAGTGAGGGCTTTTCTCCCTAAAGCTCAGTCGGTTTCTGTAATTTGTCCGGAACAGCGCGCAGAATATCCCATGACAGCGGTACATCATCCTCAATTTTTCGAATGCGTTATTGATACCCCGGAATTGAGTAATTACCAACTACGGATTATTGAAGGAGAACACGAACGAGTCATCTATGATCCTTATGCCTTTGATTCTGCCAAGCTCACCGATTTTGATATATATTTGTTTGGGGAAGGTAACCACCACCGTATCTATGAAAAACTTGGTGCTCATTTGATAGAGCTAGAAGGGGTAAAAGGGGTTTATTTCGCTGTTTGGGCCCCCAACGCTCGTAATGTATCAGTGATTGGAGATTTTAATGCCTGGGATGGTGGAGAGCACCAAATGCGCAAACGAGATAATGGCGGCATTTGGGAGTTATTTATTCCCGATTTACAGGTAGGAAATTGTTATAAATACGAGATTAAAAACAACCAGGGTCATATCTACGAAAAATCCGATCCCTATGGTTTTGCTCAAGAAATTCGCCCTAAAACAGCTTCTCTAGTGGTGGATTTAGATAATTATCAATGGCAAGATCAAGACTGGATGGAAAAAAGACGTCATGTGGATCCTCTAAAGCAACCGATCTCTGTCTACGAAATGCATCTAGGCTCTTGGTTACACGAAGCTTCCAGTGTAAAAACCCGCTTATTATCTGGAGAATCTGAACCGGTGTCCGTAGCGGAGTTAAAACCCCATGCGCGTTTTCTGAGCTACTACGAACTAGCAGAAAAGTTGATTCCCTATGTCAAAGAACTCGGTTACACCCATATAGAATTATTACCCGTGGCTGAACATCCCTTTGATGGGTCTTGGGGATATCAGGTTACGGGATATTACGCTCCTACTTCTCGCTATGGCAAGCCAGAGGATTTGATGTATTTTATAGATCAATGCCATCAGCAGGGGATTGGTGTGATTGTTGACTGGGTTCCGGGTCATTTTCCCAAGGATGGGCACGGTTTAGCCTTTTTTGATGGTAGCCATCTTTATGAACACGGTGACTCGCGCAAGGGAGAACATAAAGAATGGGGTACCCTGGTGTTTAATTACGGTCGCAATGAGGTTCGTAATTTTTTAGTTTCTAATGCTCTTTTTTGGTTCGATAAATATCACATCGATGGGATTAGAGTTGACGCTGTGGCTTCTATGCTCTATTTAGATTACAATCGCAAACCAGGTGAATGGGTCACCAATAAATACGGTGGTCGAGAAAATCTGGAAGCGGCTGACTTCTTGAGACAGACTAATCACCTAATTTTTAGTTATTTTCCGGGAATTGTGTCTATAGCGGAAGAATCAACGTCTTGGCCTATGGTTTCTTGGCCCACTTATGTAGGGGGATTGGGGTTTAATCTCAAGTGGAATATGGGCTGGATGCACGATATGCTCGATTATTTCAGCATGGATCCTTGGTTCCGACAATTCCACCAAAACAACATTACTTTTAGTATGTGGTATCACCATAGCGAGAATTATATGTTGGCTCTTTCCCATGACGAGATTGTACACGGCAAGAGCAATACGATTGGTAAAATGCCTGGAGATGAATGGCAGAAGTTTGCTAACGTTCGTTGTCTCTTTGCTTATATGTTCACGCACCCAGGCAAAAAAACGATGTTTATGAGCATGGAATTGGGACAATGGAGCGAGTGGAACGTCTGGGGTGATTTAGAATGGCATTTATTACAATACACTCCTCACCAACAACTGCGAGAGTTTTTTACTCAACTCAATGCAGTCTATAAGAGTCAACCCGCTTTGTATACGGGTGATTTTATCAAGGAGGGTTTTCAGTGGATAGATTGTAGTGACAACCGTCATAGTGTGGCGTCTTTTATCCGTCGGGCGTCTGATTCTGAGGATTTCTTGATTATTGTTTGTAATTTCACGCCTCAACCTCATAGTCATTATCGAGTAGGTGTACCAACTCCAGGGTTTTACACGGAGATATTCAATAGTGACGCGCGAGAGTATGGTGGTAGCAACATGGGGAACCTAGGGGGTAAATGGACCGAGGAATGGTCATTCCATAATTTTCCTTACTCCCTAGATTTATGTTTACCCCCTTTGGGAGTCTTGGTGCTCAAATTAGATAGTCTCAGAAAAGTTTAG
- a CDS encoding HAD-IIIA family hydrolase, whose protein sequence is MNNIPVYILAGGLGTRLAQISGDTPKPMVKIGDLPFLEWQILTLRQQGFTEFILLVGHRREAIINYFGDGSAWGVSIKYAIEESLLGTGGALLQAFEQYPCDFFLVLNGDTYFDLPYQVLISQAQRQPHSLWLALKLRRDLKRYGTVVVQENWQVKSFTEKGSAQNEGYINGGVYAGSTSVFYGESVRRCSLETDLFPPLLAQGSLYGLPFGNKFIDIGIPDDYYLATQQLPEWVNHPKHPALFLDRDGILIEDTGYVGKVDQVNFIPECIPTLLAAQKAGYKLIIVTNQAGIAKGKFSLSDLKATNEFINSWLLAQGVTIDAIYFCSEHPEAAIAEYKRASLFRKPSPGMILEAADEHYLNLCASLMIGDKDSDLISLPYLTSKLIPGRYPIGDRSSIVTWEMLSKLF, encoded by the coding sequence ATGAATAACATACCAGTATATATCCTGGCTGGGGGTCTCGGTACCCGTCTAGCCCAAATCTCAGGGGATACCCCCAAACCTATGGTTAAAATTGGTGATCTACCTTTTTTAGAATGGCAAATCTTAACTTTGCGCCAACAGGGTTTTACTGAGTTTATCTTACTCGTTGGTCACCGTAGGGAAGCTATTATCAATTATTTCGGCGATGGCTCGGCTTGGGGGGTAAGTATTAAGTATGCGATCGAAGAATCTTTACTGGGAACAGGTGGCGCTCTGTTACAAGCTTTTGAGCAGTATCCCTGTGATTTTTTTCTCGTTCTCAATGGCGATACCTACTTCGATCTTCCCTATCAAGTACTAATCTCTCAAGCTCAACGTCAACCCCACAGTCTCTGGTTGGCTCTCAAATTACGCCGAGATTTAAAACGCTATGGTACCGTAGTTGTTCAGGAAAATTGGCAAGTAAAATCTTTTACTGAAAAAGGATCCGCACAAAACGAAGGCTATATCAACGGGGGTGTGTACGCAGGTTCTACCTCTGTGTTTTACGGTGAATCCGTCCGACGTTGTTCTCTAGAAACCGATCTTTTTCCCCCTCTATTGGCTCAGGGTTCTCTCTACGGTTTGCCTTTTGGTAACAAATTCATCGATATTGGTATACCTGATGACTACTATTTAGCTACACAACAGTTACCGGAATGGGTCAATCATCCTAAACACCCTGCTTTATTTTTAGATCGCGATGGAATATTAATCGAGGACACGGGTTACGTGGGAAAGGTCGATCAGGTAAATTTTATCCCCGAGTGTATTCCTACCCTTTTAGCAGCTCAAAAAGCGGGTTACAAGTTAATTATTGTCACCAATCAAGCGGGTATCGCTAAGGGTAAATTCTCTCTGAGTGATCTGAAAGCTACTAATGAGTTTATTAACTCTTGGTTATTAGCTCAGGGAGTTACTATCGATGCTATATATTTTTGTTCCGAACACCCCGAAGCTGCGATCGCAGAATACAAAAGAGCTAGTCTGTTTCGCAAACCTTCTCCGGGTATGATTCTAGAAGCCGCTGATGAACACTATCTCAATCTTTGTGCTTCACTAATGATAGGAGATAAGGATTCTGATTTGATTTCCTTACCCTATCTCACTAGTAAGCTCATTCCCGGTCGTTATCCGATTGGCGATCGCTCCTCGATAGTAACCTGGGAAATGTTATCTAAACTTTTCTGA
- a CDS encoding DUF4331 family protein yields the protein MPWLIWISPVYASDHQDSPKMLQTPEVDLVDLYAFTKSEDLNVLVLIMGTWPVASDTAWFSPAFNYSMVLRPAQISGKGDAAGFTISDQEFRFDCHFKTPVAQLGSQTLSQKGTCSGPGGLSVPVKVNNEKGSEVPGMRVFAGKRLDSFFLDFANVAQGNIGPNAVGKNSLQNKNILSIVIETNIDKVFGSNIGSLFAIVSEANTFENPILRVDRQGRSEMTNVTLSFKQFDQVNKDLDVRDLYNQENTFKLSKDYLGTFRARYNANLGFWDNVDNKLDWTVREDGQHPLTEMLLNDVLVIDTSKPCQEGGYLEIEKAILADRPYELCGGRFPNEDTIDETITFYINKGNGPRMRDGVDQPSQRATDTFPYLAPPYVPPVQK from the coding sequence ATGCCATGGCTGATCTGGATTAGTCCAGTTTATGCTTCTGATCATCAAGATAGCCCCAAAATGCTTCAAACTCCAGAAGTAGATCTTGTCGATCTGTACGCTTTCACGAAATCAGAAGACCTCAATGTCTTAGTTTTGATTATGGGCACCTGGCCAGTTGCTAGTGATACGGCATGGTTTTCCCCTGCTTTCAACTACAGTATGGTGCTTCGACCTGCTCAAATTAGCGGCAAAGGTGATGCGGCAGGATTTACCATAAGCGATCAGGAGTTTCGTTTTGACTGTCATTTTAAGACCCCTGTTGCTCAATTGGGTAGTCAAACCCTAAGCCAAAAAGGAACTTGCTCTGGCCCGGGCGGACTCTCAGTTCCTGTAAAAGTTAACAACGAAAAGGGGAGTGAAGTTCCAGGAATGCGTGTTTTTGCAGGAAAACGCTTAGACTCATTTTTTCTCGACTTTGCCAACGTGGCCCAAGGTAACATTGGTCCCAACGCGGTAGGAAAGAATTCACTCCAGAACAAAAATATCTTGAGTATTGTCATCGAGACCAATATAGATAAGGTGTTCGGCTCGAATATAGGTTCTCTCTTTGCCATCGTCAGTGAAGCGAATACCTTTGAGAACCCCATACTCCGTGTTGATCGTCAAGGACGCTCAGAAATGACCAATGTCACCCTGTCTTTTAAACAATTTGACCAAGTAAATAAAGATCTTGATGTTAGAGACTTATACAATCAAGAGAATACCTTTAAGCTATCTAAAGACTATTTGGGAACCTTTCGAGCGCGGTACAATGCTAATTTAGGATTTTGGGATAATGTTGATAACAAGTTAGACTGGACAGTTAGGGAGGACGGACAGCATCCTCTGACAGAAATGTTGTTAAATGATGTTTTAGTTATCGATACATCTAAACCCTGTCAAGAGGGAGGCTATTTGGAGATTGAGAAAGCTATATTAGCCGATCGCCCCTATGAGCTCTGTGGAGGACGGTTCCCCAACGAAGACACTATCGATGAGACGATTACCTTTTATATCAACAAAGGAAATGGTCCTCGGATGAGGGATGGAGTTGATCAACCTAGCCAACGAGCAACTGATACCTTCCCTTACCTTGCACCTCCTTACGTCCCACCTGTCCAAAAATAA
- a CDS encoding patatin-like phospholipase family protein translates to MNTHNKYRIFACDGGGFRGYLSSLIMVEMERKLGSNLNQAFDLYAGTSTGALIACALAYGLSAQEILNIYASDGEHIFPNFSLSKEIYKRLTLILNAFLLGKLIEVDSRTRFLASQPIFDGTELEKSTRKVFGEETFGVFKKKNKRVIVIAYDCWNSIPVIFDSEDPIYHNLKIVDILMASSAYPGGFPSRDISEPSFLEQWIKQSDSRCSHPPNNLLPVVDGGLAANNPALIALSEYLKQDHQKSSVILASFGTGKIFLRFDSRQTNNMGLLDWTFPIGDPLLETVHGGYSRISDRIIKNLLSSEGVYFRFQPLIDDEPSENFDYRIVHITSEERKQYELATFQFSSKGILEKIASRYILSNSDRLEELAQTLRLAIP, encoded by the coding sequence ATGAATACACACAACAAATATCGAATTTTTGCCTGTGATGGAGGAGGGTTTCGTGGATATTTATCTTCCTTGATTATGGTAGAGATGGAAAGGAAATTAGGCTCAAATCTAAATCAAGCTTTTGATTTATATGCAGGAACATCCACTGGTGCTCTAATCGCTTGCGCTTTAGCTTATGGACTGAGCGCACAAGAAATATTAAATATTTACGCCTCTGACGGAGAGCACATATTTCCCAATTTTTCTCTCAGTAAGGAAATATACAAGCGATTGACTTTAATACTTAATGCTTTTTTATTAGGAAAACTTATAGAAGTCGATTCCAGGACTCGATTCTTGGCAAGTCAACCTATTTTTGACGGAACAGAGTTAGAAAAAAGTACTAGAAAAGTTTTTGGAGAAGAGACTTTTGGAGTGTTTAAGAAAAAGAATAAACGAGTTATTGTAATAGCTTATGATTGCTGGAATTCGATACCCGTTATTTTTGATAGTGAAGATCCTATTTATCACAATCTCAAAATAGTGGATATTTTGATGGCTTCTAGTGCTTATCCAGGGGGTTTTCCTTCACGAGATATTTCAGAACCATCTTTTCTTGAGCAATGGATTAAGCAATCGGATTCTAGATGCTCACATCCCCCCAATAATCTTCTTCCTGTAGTAGACGGGGGATTAGCTGCTAATAATCCCGCATTGATCGCCTTATCAGAATACTTAAAGCAAGATCATCAGAAAAGTTCGGTAATTCTAGCTAGTTTTGGAACTGGAAAAATATTCCTTCGCTTCGATAGTAGACAAACCAACAACATGGGATTATTAGATTGGACTTTTCCCATCGGAGATCCTCTATTAGAAACGGTACACGGCGGATACTCGAGAATAAGCGATCGCATTATCAAAAATCTCTTATCTTCCGAGGGAGTCTATTTTAGATTTCAACCTCTAATCGATGATGAGCCATCAGAAAACTTCGATTACCGTATAGTTCATATCACTTCCGAAGAGCGAAAACAATACGAACTGGCAACCTTTCAGTTTTCATCTAAGGGAATTCTCGAAAAAATTGCCTCGAGATACATATTATCCAATAGCGATCGCTTGGAGGAATTGGCTCAAACTTTGAGACTAGCTATTCCCTAA
- a CDS encoding kinase galactokinase/mevalonate kinase: MYFRAKAPLRLGLAGGGTDVSPYSDEFGGAILNATISLYAYASIRPRDDDRIVFESLDRGERDEVLATEVLATDGCLSLLKGVYNRVIQDYVHKPLAFDLTTYVDAPSGSGLGSSSTLIVAVLGAFSEWLKLPLGEYDMAHLAYEIERVDLQMAGGKQDQYAATFGGFNFIEFFKEDRVIVNPLRIKKSIVNELELSLVLFFSGISRYSSEIIDAQSSAIKLKNQHSLEAMHLLKEQAFIMKEALLKGDLASIGKILDIGWNYKKQTSSKVSNSAIDEIYQAALDAGSTGGKISGAGGGGFMMFFCPGNNRYPVIEVLKRFGGEFRRFQFVEDGVLTWSSKL; the protein is encoded by the coding sequence ATGTATTTCCGAGCCAAAGCGCCCTTAAGACTGGGGTTAGCTGGGGGTGGGACCGATGTCAGCCCTTATTCCGACGAGTTCGGCGGAGCAATCTTAAACGCAACTATTAGCCTCTACGCTTATGCTTCCATCAGACCTAGGGATGACGATCGCATTGTCTTTGAATCCCTAGATAGAGGCGAAAGAGACGAGGTACTAGCCACAGAAGTACTAGCCACCGACGGCTGTTTGAGCTTACTCAAAGGAGTTTATAACAGAGTCATCCAAGATTATGTACACAAACCCCTCGCTTTTGATTTAACAACTTATGTAGATGCTCCTTCCGGCTCAGGGTTAGGTTCTTCTTCTACTCTCATAGTCGCTGTTTTAGGCGCTTTCTCTGAATGGCTCAAGCTTCCCCTGGGAGAGTACGATATGGCTCACTTAGCCTACGAAATCGAAAGAGTTGATTTACAAATGGCGGGAGGAAAACAAGATCAGTACGCGGCTACTTTTGGGGGTTTCAACTTTATTGAATTTTTTAAAGAGGACCGGGTAATCGTTAATCCTCTGCGCATTAAAAAAAGTATTGTCAATGAACTCGAATTGAGCCTAGTACTCTTCTTTTCAGGGATCAGTCGTTATTCTTCTGAAATTATAGATGCTCAAAGTAGCGCCATAAAACTCAAAAACCAGCACTCCTTAGAAGCGATGCACCTGCTCAAGGAACAGGCTTTTATTATGAAAGAAGCTTTATTAAAAGGGGATTTAGCCTCCATTGGAAAAATTCTCGATATAGGTTGGAATTACAAGAAACAGACCTCCTCTAAGGTGTCTAATTCTGCAATCGATGAAATCTATCAAGCTGCACTCGACGCAGGTTCCACCGGTGGCAAGATTTCGGGTGCAGGGGGAGGAGGTTTTATGATGTTCTTCTGTCCAGGGAATAATAGATATCCAGTAATTGAAGTTTTAAAAAGGTTTGGGGGCGAATTTCGACGCTTTCAGTTCGTAGAAGATGGTGTTTTGACCTGGAGTAGTAAATTATGA